A stretch of Kaistella flava (ex Peng et al. 2021) DNA encodes these proteins:
- the lon gene encoding endopeptidase La, translating to MTEFDDLNFDEMLDDAFGIVSEEINISDILDHDENNEQTVFPILPVRNMVMFPKVIIPITAGREMSIKLLEEAQRNNEYIGIITQNNSSIENPTTGDLFQVGTLAKILKIIKLPEGNITAITRGFQRFKVKEFTGTKPYFKAEITKLKDTSTKKKEEYEALLENVKDLALKIIDIDPNIPNAANFAIKNISDNEDLLNFVCSNANFSPNEKQKLLEEKNLMIRAEKCYTLMHDEFRKLELRSQIHNKTSKDLDKQQREYFLNQQIRTIQDELGGGPESDVEELLEKAKKVKWNDEVEEHFKKEINRLQRQNPNSPDYNVQRNYLDFFTELPWEKYSKDVFDIIKAEKVLDKAHYGLEDIKTRILEHMAVLKLKNNMKSPILCLVGPPGVGKTSLGKSIADSLGRKYIRVSLGGLHDESEIRGHRKTYIGAMAGRILQSIKKAGTSNPVIVLDEIDKIATGIHGDPSSALLEVLDPEQNNSFYDNFLEMGYDLSKVMFIATANSLSTVQRPLLDRMEIIEISGYTLEEKVEIAKRHLIKKQQEENGLDAKSFKLGNAELKHIIDAHTSESGVRGLEKQIASIARWVALQTAMEKAYDPKITVDKVDEILGVPRPKSLSEITGVPGVVTGLAWTQVGGDILFIESILSEGKGNLTMTGNLGNVMKESATIALEYIKAKHDELGISSEDIQKNNIHVHVPEGATPKDGPSAGIAMLTSIVSSFKNKKVKSHLAMTGEITLRGKVLPVGGIKEKLLAAARAGIKEIILCEANRKDVEEIKKDYLKNLKINYVQRMSEVIDLAIEK from the coding sequence ATGACAGAATTTGACGACCTAAACTTTGACGAAATGTTAGACGACGCTTTCGGTATTGTATCTGAAGAAATTAACATTTCTGATATATTGGATCACGATGAAAATAATGAACAAACTGTATTTCCAATCCTTCCGGTTAGGAATATGGTGATGTTTCCTAAAGTAATTATCCCAATTACCGCTGGTAGAGAGATGTCGATCAAACTTTTAGAGGAGGCACAACGGAATAATGAATACATCGGAATCATTACTCAAAACAATTCCAGCATTGAAAATCCAACGACTGGTGATTTATTTCAAGTTGGAACATTGGCGAAAATCCTCAAAATCATTAAACTTCCTGAAGGTAATATTACCGCAATCACAAGAGGTTTCCAAAGATTTAAAGTAAAAGAATTCACTGGGACAAAACCTTATTTCAAAGCAGAAATCACTAAACTTAAAGATACTTCTACCAAGAAAAAAGAAGAATACGAAGCGTTATTGGAAAACGTAAAAGATTTGGCGTTGAAGATCATTGACATTGATCCAAACATTCCGAATGCTGCAAACTTTGCCATTAAAAACATTTCTGACAATGAGGATTTATTAAACTTTGTTTGTTCAAACGCTAATTTTTCACCAAACGAAAAACAGAAATTACTGGAAGAAAAAAACCTAATGATTCGTGCTGAAAAATGCTACACTTTGATGCATGATGAATTTCGAAAATTAGAATTGAGAAGTCAGATTCACAATAAAACTTCGAAAGATCTCGATAAACAACAGCGCGAATATTTCCTTAATCAGCAGATCAGAACCATTCAAGATGAATTAGGCGGCGGTCCAGAATCTGATGTTGAGGAACTTTTAGAAAAAGCTAAAAAAGTAAAATGGAATGATGAAGTTGAGGAACATTTCAAAAAAGAAATCAACCGTCTCCAAAGACAAAATCCAAATTCCCCAGACTATAATGTTCAGCGAAACTACTTAGATTTCTTTACAGAATTACCTTGGGAGAAATATTCGAAAGACGTTTTTGATATTATTAAAGCCGAAAAAGTTTTGGATAAAGCCCATTACGGTTTAGAAGATATCAAGACAAGAATTTTAGAACACATGGCGGTTCTAAAGTTGAAAAACAATATGAAATCGCCGATTTTATGTTTAGTCGGTCCTCCGGGAGTTGGTAAAACTTCATTAGGAAAATCGATTGCAGATTCTTTGGGCAGAAAATACATCCGTGTTTCTTTAGGTGGACTTCACGATGAATCAGAAATCCGTGGTCACCGTAAAACCTATATTGGTGCGATGGCAGGACGAATTCTACAATCCATTAAAAAAGCAGGAACCTCAAATCCAGTAATTGTTTTAGATGAAATTGATAAAATTGCTACTGGCATTCACGGCGATCCAAGTTCTGCTTTATTAGAAGTTTTGGATCCTGAACAAAATAATTCTTTCTATGATAACTTTTTAGAAATGGGTTATGACTTATCGAAAGTGATGTTTATTGCAACTGCAAATTCACTTTCTACAGTTCAGAGACCACTTCTTGACCGAATGGAAATTATCGAAATTTCCGGTTATACTTTAGAAGAAAAGGTAGAAATCGCAAAACGTCATCTCATTAAAAAACAGCAGGAAGAAAATGGTTTAGATGCAAAATCGTTTAAACTCGGCAATGCTGAATTGAAACATATCATCGATGCGCATACTTCTGAAAGTGGAGTTCGTGGCTTGGAAAAACAAATCGCTTCCATTGCAAGATGGGTTGCGTTGCAAACTGCGATGGAAAAAGCATACGATCCAAAAATAACGGTGGACAAAGTCGATGAAATCTTGGGAGTTCCGCGCCCTAAAAGCTTATCTGAAATCACTGGAGTTCCGGGAGTTGTAACTGGTTTAGCCTGGACTCAAGTCGGAGGTGACATTCTCTTTATTGAGAGTATTTTGAGTGAAGGAAAAGGAAACTTAACCATGACTGGAAATCTCGGAAATGTGATGAAAGAATCCGCAACTATTGCTTTGGAATACATCAAAGCAAAACATGATGAGTTAGGAATTTCATCTGAGGACATTCAGAAAAATAACATTCACGTTCATGTTCCGGAAGGTGCAACACCGAAAGATGGACCTTCTGCAGGAATCGCGATGTTAACATCTATTGTTTCGAGCTTTAAAAATAAGAAAGTGAAATCTCACTTAGCGATGACCGGAGAAATTACCTTGCGTGGTAAAGTTCTTCCTGTCGGTGGAATTAAAGAGAAACTTCTCGCCGCAGCGAGAGCAGGAATCAAGGAAATCATTCTTTGTGAAGCCAACAGAAAAGATGTAGAAGAAATCAAAAAGGATTACCTTAAGAATTTGAAAATCAATTACGTGCAGCGAATGAGCGAAGTTATTGATTTGGCAATTGAAAAATAG
- a CDS encoding peptidylprolyl isomerase, translating into MAILGQIRNRPWLLMGIIAVAMLAFVVNPDSLEKLFGAEPGVYGKVNGEEISKEDFDDQLFMLQQQAQQQGQPTKGLEEQTWQMLVQSKLIKQQFEKMGLTLTEDMFWNQLQFDPMFAQNKELFDEKGNFKVQELKSQVEQMKGTNVEAYNNWLKTRKSIEYRMMARQLFANVTTGITASKKEAEEIMKERDQLADIDFVKVDYTQYAQKNPVKVTTTDLSDYINKHAILFKRDASRNLGLVYFPAAPSAQDDTASEAEINKLFKGGSDLSGNESFQNTKNDSMFIALNSDLPFNPSYFSKDQLPMSIRDKVATASIGETFGPYKEQNFYVVSKVLDKKASDSTLSRHILVSYKGNQAGGDATRTKEQAKKLADSIGAVVKADPSKFTEFLKYSSDPGSAAQGGSVGWTTPATPFVPEYLKFLATNGKGATAVVETQYGYHIINIEDKKSGAMTYKVANLVKAIKASDKTENEIYTKATKFIQQVQGKSFNDFANIAKKDNYIFSNPTEVGRFQGQLPGLGTDKDDDIIAWSFDKKRKKGDTDIFTVDGTGDKIVAYVNGIQDAGTADPEAVREQIEPMVKNKLMAKQISDKITAAKATNLDQIAKLFGVTKQSAQVNMLNPQVNGAMEPRVAGAAFGVAKNKLSNPVEGMTGVYVVLKKSETTNKQPGDLKQMTEAIAGQNAQQFGQALLKSLQDNAKIKDYRIELYNKASQQ; encoded by the coding sequence ATGGCAATTTTAGGACAAATAAGAAACAGACCTTGGCTTTTGATGGGGATTATTGCAGTTGCAATGTTGGCTTTCGTGGTGAATCCCGATAGTCTTGAAAAGCTATTTGGCGCAGAGCCAGGTGTTTACGGTAAAGTAAACGGAGAAGAGATTTCTAAAGAAGATTTCGATGATCAACTTTTCATGCTTCAGCAGCAAGCCCAACAGCAAGGCCAACCTACAAAAGGATTGGAAGAGCAGACTTGGCAAATGTTAGTGCAGTCTAAACTCATCAAACAGCAGTTTGAGAAAATGGGTTTGACTTTAACAGAAGACATGTTCTGGAATCAATTGCAGTTTGATCCTATGTTTGCGCAGAATAAAGAGTTGTTTGACGAGAAAGGTAATTTCAAAGTTCAGGAACTTAAAAGTCAAGTAGAACAAATGAAAGGAACCAATGTTGAAGCATATAACAATTGGTTGAAAACAAGAAAATCGATCGAGTACAGAATGATGGCAAGACAACTTTTTGCCAACGTGACTACCGGGATTACCGCAAGCAAAAAAGAAGCTGAGGAAATCATGAAAGAAAGAGATCAACTTGCAGATATTGATTTTGTAAAAGTTGACTATACTCAGTATGCTCAAAAAAATCCAGTTAAAGTAACTACTACAGATTTATCTGATTATATTAATAAACATGCAATCTTGTTCAAAAGAGATGCAAGTAGAAATTTAGGACTTGTTTATTTTCCTGCCGCTCCAAGTGCGCAAGATGATACAGCTTCTGAAGCAGAAATCAATAAATTATTTAAAGGAGGAAGTGATTTAAGCGGAAATGAAAGTTTTCAAAATACAAAAAACGATTCTATGTTTATTGCATTGAATTCTGATTTACCATTTAACCCAAGCTATTTTTCAAAAGATCAGTTGCCAATGTCAATTAGAGACAAGGTGGCTACCGCAAGTATTGGTGAAACTTTCGGACCTTATAAAGAACAAAACTTCTATGTGGTTTCTAAGGTGTTAGATAAAAAAGCGTCTGATTCTACTTTGTCACGTCACATTTTAGTTTCTTACAAAGGAAATCAAGCTGGTGGTGATGCAACAAGAACGAAAGAACAAGCTAAAAAATTGGCAGATTCAATAGGTGCTGTTGTAAAAGCAGATCCATCTAAATTCACAGAATTCTTAAAGTATTCATCTGATCCAGGTTCTGCAGCACAAGGTGGAAGTGTGGGTTGGACTACTCCTGCTACACCATTCGTTCCAGAATACTTAAAGTTCTTGGCAACTAACGGAAAAGGAGCAACAGCAGTTGTAGAAACTCAGTACGGTTATCATATCATTAATATTGAAGATAAGAAATCAGGAGCGATGACTTATAAAGTGGCGAACTTAGTGAAAGCGATTAAAGCTTCTGATAAAACAGAAAACGAAATCTACACGAAAGCGACCAAGTTTATTCAGCAAGTTCAAGGAAAAAGTTTCAACGACTTTGCAAACATTGCGAAGAAAGATAATTACATTTTCTCTAATCCAACAGAGGTTGGAAGATTCCAAGGACAGCTTCCTGGTTTAGGAACTGACAAAGATGACGATATCATCGCTTGGAGTTTTGACAAGAAAAGAAAGAAAGGGGATACTGATATTTTCACAGTAGACGGAACAGGTGATAAAATTGTTGCTTACGTTAATGGAATCCAAGATGCAGGAACTGCAGATCCAGAAGCAGTAAGAGAACAAATCGAACCGATGGTGAAAAACAAATTGATGGCTAAGCAGATTTCTGATAAAATCACTGCAGCTAAAGCGACGAACTTAGATCAAATTGCTAAACTATTTGGAGTAACGAAACAATCTGCGCAAGTAAATATGTTGAACCCACAAGTTAATGGCGCAATGGAGCCAAGAGTTGCTGGAGCAGCATTTGGAGTTGCTAAAAATAAATTATCAAATCCTGTTGAAGGAATGACTGGAGTTTATGTAGTTTTGAAAAAATCTGAAACAACAAATAAACAACCTGGCGACCTTAAGCAAATGACTGAAGCGATTGCAGGACAGAACGCACAACAGTTTGGTCAAGCATTATTAAAAAGCTTACAAGACAACGCAAAAATTAAAGATTATAGAATCGAACTTTATAATAAAGCTTCACAGCAATAA
- a CDS encoding MlaD family protein: MKFTKEIKAGLIAILAIIGFVFLFQFMKGKSLFTTDNIFYAKFDNVEGLAASNPVSINGLKVGQVDKIIPVTEKNGQIHFVVKVIIDDDFQFSKKSTLEIFEPGLMSGKEMRLNLQYGNPMAKDGDTLSGSFQLSMMNNISSQVGPVKDQLQTVLKRVDSLTNNANKIFDDQNRAEIRALLNNLNKTVAAFEGTSKQTNALLANNDPRIQKVLDNANLATLSAKSTIDKYGRVADEVDVQKLNNTIDKLSLTADKLNGIITGIQNGEGSLGKLTKDEQLYDNLNQTAENMNKLVEDLKANPKRYLNFSVFGKNNKD, from the coding sequence GTGAAATTCACAAAAGAAATAAAAGCAGGACTTATAGCCATTTTAGCGATTATTGGATTCGTATTTTTATTCCAGTTTATGAAGGGAAAGAGTCTCTTCACTACAGATAATATTTTTTATGCGAAGTTTGATAATGTTGAAGGGTTGGCGGCTTCTAATCCCGTATCCATAAACGGTTTAAAAGTTGGACAGGTTGATAAAATCATTCCCGTTACTGAGAAAAATGGGCAAATACATTTTGTAGTAAAGGTAATTATTGATGATGATTTTCAGTTTTCTAAAAAATCAACTTTAGAGATTTTTGAACCGGGATTGATGTCTGGAAAAGAAATGCGACTCAATCTACAATACGGTAATCCAATGGCAAAAGATGGCGATACACTTTCCGGTAGCTTCCAACTTTCGATGATGAATAACATTTCATCTCAAGTGGGTCCCGTAAAAGATCAATTGCAGACCGTGTTAAAAAGAGTAGATTCTTTAACGAATAATGCTAATAAAATTTTCGATGATCAAAACCGTGCAGAAATTCGTGCTTTATTGAATAATTTAAATAAAACGGTTGCGGCTTTTGAAGGAACTTCAAAACAAACGAATGCTCTTTTGGCCAATAATGACCCGCGTATTCAGAAAGTGTTAGACAATGCTAATCTTGCGACTTTAAGTGCAAAATCTACAATTGATAAATATGGTAGAGTTGCAGATGAAGTTGATGTACAGAAATTGAATAATACCATCGATAAGCTAAGTCTTACTGCAGATAAATTGAACGGTATTATTACAGGCATACAAAACGGTGAAGGAAGTCTTGGTAAACTCACAAAAGATGAGCAACTTTACGATAATCTAAATCAGACTGCCGAAAATATGAATAAATTAGTAGAAGATTTAAAAGCAAATCCTAAGAGATATTTAAATTTCTCAGTTTTCGGAAAGAATAACAAAGACTAA
- a CDS encoding (Fe-S)-binding protein, giving the protein MQYIDNIIFFIALVVGFGLFFKSLKEIHRNIKLGKESNRSDQKAKRWETMSKVALGQSKMGKRPIAGFFHVIVYVGFVIINIELLEIIVDGIFGTHRFLASIFGNSLYGAFTATLEVLAILVVIAVVVFFIRRNFYGVKRLTMKELFGWPKHDANWILIIEFALMVAFLTMNASDWVLQQREVLAAHGSFPISSNLLGPIFQNFGDGTLIYTERGAWWFHFMGILFFMNYLYYSKHLHIILAFPNTWFANLEPKGKFNNLDSVTAEIKLMMDPNADPYAAAPDADPNAVPEKFGASDIFDLKQVQLLNAYSCTECGRCTAVCPANITGKKLSPRKIMMDTRDRIEEVGKNINKNGKFVDDGKKLLDDHIQREELWACTTCNACVEACPILIDPLSIIVEMRRFLVMEQSAAPQELNQMMTNIENNAAPWQYNQADRLNWAKE; this is encoded by the coding sequence ATGCAGTATATTGACAATATTATTTTCTTCATCGCCCTTGTTGTAGGGTTCGGACTTTTTTTTAAAAGCTTGAAGGAAATCCACCGAAACATAAAGCTCGGTAAAGAAAGCAATCGCTCGGATCAAAAAGCAAAACGCTGGGAAACCATGTCGAAAGTCGCTCTTGGTCAAAGTAAAATGGGAAAGAGACCTATTGCTGGATTTTTTCATGTCATCGTTTATGTTGGATTTGTTATTATCAATATCGAGTTGCTCGAAATTATTGTTGATGGGATTTTCGGAACCCACCGATTTTTAGCAAGCATTTTCGGAAATTCATTATACGGAGCTTTCACCGCAACTTTAGAAGTTTTAGCGATTCTTGTTGTTATTGCCGTTGTCGTTTTCTTCATCAGAAGAAATTTCTACGGAGTTAAGCGTTTAACGATGAAAGAGCTTTTTGGTTGGCCAAAACATGATGCGAACTGGATTTTAATTATTGAGTTTGCTTTAATGGTTGCGTTCTTAACCATGAATGCTTCAGACTGGGTTTTACAACAAAGAGAAGTTCTGGCTGCTCACGGCAGTTTCCCAATTTCCTCCAATTTATTAGGTCCAATATTTCAGAACTTCGGTGATGGGACGTTAATTTATACTGAGAGAGGAGCGTGGTGGTTTCACTTTATGGGGATTCTATTCTTCATGAATTATCTTTATTATTCAAAACATCTTCATATTATATTAGCTTTTCCAAATACGTGGTTTGCTAATTTAGAACCGAAAGGAAAATTCAATAATTTAGATTCTGTTACTGCAGAAATTAAGTTAATGATGGATCCAAATGCTGATCCTTATGCAGCAGCGCCGGACGCAGATCCAAACGCCGTTCCTGAAAAATTTGGAGCAAGTGATATTTTTGATTTAAAGCAAGTTCAATTACTTAATGCTTATTCTTGTACGGAATGTGGACGTTGTACCGCAGTTTGTCCGGCAAATATTACTGGTAAGAAATTGTCTCCGCGTAAAATCATGATGGATACGCGTGACCGAATTGAAGAAGTTGGTAAGAACATTAATAAAAATGGAAAATTCGTAGATGACGGTAAAAAGTTATTAGATGATCATATTCAAAGAGAAGAACTTTGGGCTTGTACCACTTGTAATGCTTGTGTAGAAGCTTGTCCTATTCTGATTGATCCGCTTTCTATTATTGTTGAAATGCGTAGATTCCTAGTAATGGAGCAGTCTGCAGCGCCACAAGAACTCAATCAGATGATGACCAATATTGAAAATAATGCCGCGCCTTGGCAGTATAATCAAGCCGATCGCTTGAATTGGGCAAAAGAATAA
- a CDS encoding (Fe-S)-binding protein, which translates to MDFTIKTMAEYAAEGKMPEVLFFVGCMGSFDDRAKKVTKSLCKILHKVGVEFAVLGQEESCNGDPAKRAGNEFIFQMMAHTNIEIMNGYGVKKIVTACPHCFNIIKNEYPGLGGNYEVLHHTQFLRKLMEEGRLKIEGGTFKGKKIIFHDPCYLGRGNGEYEAPRQLLQKLDAELVEMKRCKSNGLCCGAGGAQMFKEPEKGNKDINVERTEEALSESPNIIATGCPFCNTMMTDGVKHFNNTEVSVKDIAELLAEAEDL; encoded by the coding sequence ATGGATTTCACTATAAAAACAATGGCAGAATATGCTGCCGAAGGAAAAATGCCAGAGGTTCTATTTTTTGTAGGATGTATGGGAAGTTTTGATGATCGTGCAAAAAAAGTTACCAAATCGTTATGTAAAATTTTACATAAAGTTGGGGTAGAGTTTGCGGTATTAGGTCAGGAAGAATCTTGTAATGGTGATCCTGCGAAGCGTGCCGGTAACGAGTTCATTTTCCAGATGATGGCGCATACCAATATCGAAATTATGAATGGATATGGCGTGAAGAAAATCGTAACCGCTTGTCCACATTGTTTTAATATTATCAAAAATGAATATCCGGGATTAGGTGGGAATTATGAAGTTCTTCACCACACTCAATTCCTTAGAAAATTAATGGAAGAAGGTCGTCTGAAAATTGAAGGCGGAACTTTCAAAGGAAAGAAAATCATCTTCCACGATCCATGTTATTTAGGTAGAGGAAACGGAGAATATGAAGCGCCAAGACAACTTCTACAAAAATTAGACGCCGAATTGGTTGAAATGAAACGTTGCAAATCCAACGGTTTATGTTGTGGAGCAGGTGGTGCACAAATGTTTAAAGAACCTGAAAAAGGCAATAAAGACATTAACGTTGAACGAACTGAAGAAGCTTTAAGCGAAAGTCCAAATATTATCGCAACAGGTTGTCCGTTCTGTAATACTATGATGACCGATGGCGTTAAACATTTCAATAACACTGAAGTTTCTGTAAAAGATATCGCAGAACTTTTAGCTGAAGCCGAAGATTTATAA
- a CDS encoding glycosyltransferase: MRYKILFISSWFPNKLEPTNGNFVQRHAEAVSRLHDVEVLHSIGDATQIETYLFDDKIINGIRTLIVYYKNSKNPVLNFIRRIKAYQMGFSRLQKPDLVHANVLHNSMLFAVYLKRKFKIPFVITEHWSGFLKMNHNQLSKSQMFVAKIIANNAEFVLPVSQYLLNDLMELDWKTKFDVVGNVVDTQLFKLKSTSENKSFTFLHISNLIQLKNPEKIIVAALKLRTEFDNFELHIGGDGDVEKLNKIVKENKAENFIKTFSMLTLNEVAEKMSGSDCFILFSNYENFPCVLLESLSTGTPAIATKVGGIPEIINDKNGVLISNSEEELYLAIKAVVQKKVEFADSNDLHQFVDENFSIEIISKKFDIIYQQILS, from the coding sequence ATGCGCTACAAAATTCTTTTTATCTCCTCCTGGTTTCCAAATAAATTGGAGCCGACCAATGGTAATTTCGTACAGCGACATGCAGAAGCAGTTTCTCGTCTTCATGATGTAGAAGTTTTACATTCCATTGGAGATGCTACTCAAATAGAAACTTATCTCTTCGATGATAAAATCATTAATGGAATCAGAACATTAATTGTTTATTATAAAAATTCCAAGAATCCAGTTCTTAATTTTATTCGCCGAATAAAAGCTTATCAAATGGGTTTTTCGAGATTGCAGAAGCCGGATTTAGTTCATGCTAACGTTCTTCATAATTCGATGTTATTTGCGGTTTATCTAAAGAGAAAATTCAAAATTCCATTTGTAATTACCGAGCATTGGTCTGGCTTTCTGAAAATGAATCATAATCAACTTTCTAAATCTCAGATGTTCGTTGCTAAAATAATTGCGAATAATGCTGAATTTGTTTTACCCGTCAGTCAATATCTTTTAAATGATTTAATGGAATTAGATTGGAAAACTAAGTTTGATGTTGTTGGAAATGTCGTAGATACCCAATTGTTTAAATTAAAATCAACATCGGAAAATAAATCTTTTACTTTTTTACATATCTCTAATTTAATTCAACTCAAAAATCCAGAAAAGATTATTGTTGCTGCTTTGAAGTTGCGCACCGAATTTGATAATTTCGAATTGCATATTGGCGGTGATGGCGATGTTGAAAAATTAAATAAAATAGTCAAAGAGAATAAGGCAGAAAATTTCATTAAAACCTTTTCAATGTTGACTTTAAATGAAGTTGCTGAAAAAATGAGTGGCAGTGATTGCTTTATTTTGTTTAGTAATTATGAAAATTTTCCATGTGTATTATTAGAATCACTTTCTACCGGCACGCCAGCAATAGCGACTAAAGTTGGAGGGATTCCAGAAATTATTAATGATAAAAATGGAGTGCTTATCTCTAATTCTGAGGAGGAATTGTATCTAGCCATAAAAGCAGTTGTACAGAAAAAAGTGGAGTTTGCCGATTCTAATGATTTGCATCAATTTGTAGACGAAAATTTTTCGATTGAAATAATTTCGAAAAAATTTGATATAATTTATCAGCAGATTTTATCTTAA
- a CDS encoding oligosaccharide flippase family protein codes for MSDFFKNKGHHVFLSLLIAKICGFLGSLFIIRILPESEFGTISIVASVFFIFMSFNGFGSHQSLLRYGSIIQDDCEKKVLSKYLFRQGFVHQLLISAAFLLISVFYINKYQDVFFIFVLFTVRLVGYYFLNHIQAEFRVFGNNRAFAKVGNVVNIGGVLLLLLLSYFFGLIGYLLAIALTPFLCLLWYKKYHFVAIVDSINFTKKEIWSFGLHAAGTALLSDALFSADVLLLSFLMNETAVANYKVGLLIPINITFLASTFMQSDYTVLAKNSKSKLFLKNYIANYYKLFIPISCVIVVIGYLFKTEILSFFFSSKYAGNESIFMIFLATFSFNMLLRNLYGNLLSAVGMMKMNTAISLLNLIMLVSFAFIFVKKFGIEGMAISLSLSLTISGFLLLFSFYLYWKDLK; via the coding sequence GTGAGCGATTTTTTTAAGAATAAAGGGCATCATGTTTTTCTTTCATTGCTTATTGCTAAGATATGTGGTTTTCTGGGATCACTTTTCATTATAAGAATTCTACCTGAAAGTGAATTTGGAACGATAAGTATTGTTGCTTCTGTATTTTTTATTTTCATGTCTTTTAATGGTTTCGGTAGTCATCAAAGTTTATTGCGCTACGGTTCAATTATTCAAGATGATTGCGAAAAAAAGGTTCTTTCTAAGTATTTGTTCAGACAGGGATTTGTACATCAACTGCTTATCAGTGCGGCTTTTCTTCTTATTAGTGTTTTCTATATCAACAAGTATCAGGATGTTTTTTTTATTTTCGTTCTTTTTACTGTTCGCTTAGTAGGCTATTATTTTTTAAATCATATTCAAGCAGAATTTAGGGTTTTTGGTAATAATAGAGCTTTTGCAAAAGTTGGTAATGTTGTTAATATAGGCGGTGTTCTATTGTTATTACTTTTATCTTATTTTTTTGGATTGATTGGTTATCTTCTCGCTATCGCTTTAACTCCCTTTTTGTGCTTGTTGTGGTATAAGAAATACCATTTCGTAGCAATCGTTGATTCCATTAATTTTACCAAAAAAGAAATATGGAGTTTCGGTCTCCATGCAGCAGGAACTGCACTTCTTTCTGACGCCCTTTTCTCAGCAGACGTATTACTGTTAAGCTTTTTAATGAATGAAACTGCGGTTGCAAATTATAAGGTTGGTCTTTTAATACCTATTAATATTACTTTTTTGGCTTCTACATTTATGCAAAGCGATTATACGGTTTTAGCCAAGAATAGTAAGAGTAAACTTTTTTTGAAAAATTATATTGCTAATTATTATAAATTGTTTATTCCGATCTCATGCGTCATTGTAGTAATTGGTTATTTATTTAAAACTGAAATTTTGTCATTCTTTTTTAGCTCAAAGTATGCTGGAAATGAATCTATTTTCATGATTTTTTTAGCAACATTTTCTTTTAATATGCTTTTAAGAAATCTTTACGGGAATTTGCTTTCTGCCGTAGGAATGATGAAAATGAATACGGCTATTTCCTTGTTGAATTTGATAATGTTAGTGTCATTTGCGTTCATCTTCGTAAAGAAGTTTGGGATTGAAGGAATGGCGATTAGCTTATCATTAAGTTTAACGATTAGTGGATTTTTACTGCTGTTTTCGTTCTATCTTTATTGGAAAGATTTAAAATAA